A section of the Methanocaldococcus sp. FS406-22 genome encodes:
- a CDS encoding TIGR00296 family protein, translating to MRLLTLEEGTFAVKYARAVIENYLAGKKLVIESYPEIFNEKRGCFCTLHTYPDRELRGCIGIPEPIMPLIEALEEAAISAATKDPRFPPVTLEEMDSIVVEVSILTPPELIRVRNPKEYLEKIKIGRDGLIIEYGFYRGLLLPQVPVEYGWDVEEYLAHLCLKAGLPPDMWLAEGVKIYRFEAQIFEEVEPRGEVIEKKLL from the coding sequence ATGAGATTACTAACCTTAGAAGAGGGAACTTTTGCAGTAAAATATGCAAGGGCAGTTATAGAAAATTATTTGGCTGGTAAAAAATTAGTTATAGAGAGTTATCCAGAAATATTCAATGAGAAGAGAGGATGTTTCTGCACTCTCCATACATATCCAGATAGAGAGCTTAGAGGATGTATTGGGATTCCAGAGCCAATAATGCCCTTAATTGAGGCTTTAGAAGAGGCGGCAATAAGTGCTGCAACAAAAGACCCAAGATTTCCTCCAGTTACTTTAGAGGAAATGGATAGCATAGTGGTTGAAGTTAGCATCTTAACTCCTCCAGAGCTTATTAGAGTTAGAAATCCAAAGGAATATTTGGAGAAGATAAAGATTGGTAGAGACGGTTTAATTATTGAATATGGCTTTTACAGAGGGCTTTTATTGCCACAAGTGCCAGTAGAGTATGGCTGGGATGTTGAAGAGTATTTAGCCCACTTATGTTTAAAAGCCGGATTACCACCAGATATGTGGTTAGCTGAAGGGGTTAAGATTTATAGGTTTGAAGCTCAAATATTTGAAGAGGTTGAGCCAAGAGGAGAAGTCATTGAGAAAAAATTGCTTTAA